The Sulfolobus sp. A20 genomic interval CGCCTCATATACGGTAACTCTCTTGCTTAATTTTTTAGGTTTTATTGGTATATTTGATATAAACACCCTAGTTCGTCTAGACGGATTACCATAATCTTCGGCATGAAGTATGTTAAAGTAAACGTTTTCATATCCAGCTTTTTTAAATTCATGGATTAAAGCTTCTCTAAGTGTTGATGTTTCTATTATTGAGGGCACGTTTTCCATTACAAAAATTTTGGGTCTTATCTCATCAATTATTCTAATATATTCGAGTGTTAAACTACCTCTATCATCTAAGTAAAGTCTATCTAAAGGATCTTTCATCCTTAACGGATTAGCTGAGGTAAACGCTTCACAAGGAGGACTCCCAATCACAATATCGATATCATTTTTTTCTATTATTTTCAAGATTTCTCTTCCACTCAATCCCCTTATATCATCTTCCATGACTATTGTTTCTGGGAAATTGGTAGCATATGTCTTGGAAGCATTATGATTTACGTCTATAGCTAAGCTTATTTTCAATCCTATGTTTTTGAATCCTAAGGAAAAACCTCCTGCACCAGCAAATAAATCAACTACTCTTATTTGCTCCAAGTTTAGTCTCCTTTTCTATCTCTTCCTCTATCTGCCTTATTTTCTGCTCTAAAAATGTTTTTATTTTATCTGAATCATAATAGGATAATTGTGATCCACACTTTGGGCATTTGAACTCATTTTCAAAAGCTTCTTCAAAGGAATATCTTGCATTGTCTTGTGGACAAATAAAGAATGTGTTGTTTCGTTCGTACTCTAATCTTATCCTTAATTTATCTAGTATTAATCTCTTCCTACTAAGCAAAATTTCATTTATTTGTTCTA includes:
- a CDS encoding transcription factor; this translates as MVNVEELFTNLAKSLLGDDIVDVLEVLLRKGTEMTDEEIANTLNIKVNDVRKKLNLLEEQGFVSYRKTRDKDSGWYIYYWKPNIEQINEILLSRKRLILDKLRIRLEYERNNTFFICPQDNARYSFEEAFENEFKCPKCGSQLSYYDSDKIKTFLEQKIRQIEEEIEKETKLGANKSS
- a CDS encoding DNA cytosine methyltransferase, with product MEQIRVVDLFAGAGGFSLGFKNIGLKISLAIDVNHNASKTYATNFPETIVMEDDIRGLSGREILKIIEKNDIDIVIGSPPCEAFTSANPLRMKDPLDRLYLDDRGSLTLEYIRIIDEIRPKIFVMENVPSIIETSTLREALIHEFKKAGYENVYFNILHAEDYGNPSRRTRVFISNIPIKPKKLSKRVTVYEAISDLDERNDIPNNEKYELNEKKLLRVSKLSYGDYLTMYRSADRNIPLYTRLNPYDLAPTVLGNSRFVHPFHDRFLTVREQARLMSFPDHHIFLGSRDEQYNQIGEAVPVVLSSVIAKEVLGVINERTIFRPS